Proteins co-encoded in one Halodesulfovibrio marinisediminis DSM 17456 genomic window:
- the amrB gene encoding AmmeMemoRadiSam system protein B, which translates to MKTADTTAERRLPVVAGQFYTANPQQLRAEVEALLQRGTKRTAPTLLAMSPHAGYMYSGNTAGYTFGSCNLSNTIYLLGPNHTGRGAPVSVWSGGDWETPLGVVPVNIEARNKLLAAGSLFEADTLAHANEHSLEVLLPFIQVANPEATIVPISIATHNQETLALIGAILGGALKHDSDSSIVVSSDMSHYISAEAAKKLDTLALSYVQTVDPQGLLNAVAHNNISMCGVLPMTVGLIACEAVGATRADILEYTSSGAVTGDLSQVVGYAGVIIDRP; encoded by the coding sequence ATGAAGACTGCAGATACCACCGCTGAAAGACGGTTACCTGTTGTTGCAGGCCAATTCTATACTGCAAACCCGCAACAGCTAAGAGCAGAGGTAGAGGCATTACTTCAACGCGGAACTAAGCGGACTGCGCCAACTCTTCTCGCGATGTCACCCCACGCTGGATACATGTACTCCGGAAATACTGCCGGATACACTTTCGGCTCATGCAATCTTAGTAATACAATCTATCTCCTCGGCCCGAACCACACGGGCCGGGGAGCTCCTGTTTCAGTTTGGAGTGGCGGCGATTGGGAAACACCTCTTGGAGTTGTGCCTGTAAATATTGAAGCCAGAAACAAACTCCTCGCTGCCGGCTCGTTATTCGAGGCTGATACTCTCGCCCACGCCAACGAACATTCTCTGGAAGTACTTCTCCCCTTCATCCAAGTTGCCAACCCAGAAGCAACTATTGTTCCTATCTCCATTGCTACACACAACCAGGAAACACTTGCGCTTATAGGGGCCATTCTCGGCGGAGCATTAAAACACGATTCAGACAGCTCCATCGTAGTCAGCTCTGATATGAGTCACTATATTTCTGCTGAGGCTGCTAAAAAGCTGGATACACTTGCGCTATCGTATGTGCAGACAGTGGACCCTCAAGGACTACTCAATGCTGTTGCGCACAACAACATAAGCATGTGCGGCGTGCTCCCAATGACTGTAGGACTAATTGCCTGCGAAGCCGTTGGTGCCACACGCGCTGATATTCTTGAATATACTTCTTCCGGTGCTGTTACCGGAGATCTTTCACAAGTTGTAGGTTACGCAGGAGTGATCATAGACCGGCCATAA
- a CDS encoding hybrid sensor histidine kinase/response regulator, giving the protein MSTSASNKSPRQIHVRPSQKDEIDVRSFFDNAVEGMFRKARNGRFLLVNPALAKIFGYASPGEMLRNFPLDQEKVTLDAGRFLDLLTDLKTKGEVKNFEMQFRRRDGLLMWVLINARTVYTVKGSIKYYEGTLVDITERKDAETEQAIIDEQIRQSQRMEAIGILAGGIASDFSTLIRPIVSSTESALKKSSGNDQVQSNLNTILGAANSAMALIKQFQTISRQGQGEMRLTTLQPVLDEAVSDFRSTLPEHVELLEELSANNRTVLADAGQIRQIIDNLLENALLSINENGKITVRMAEVEFDERTGAFRADLIPGKYLRITVQDTGVGIPEQLLPRIFDPFFTTRSCDGAQGLGLAVAHGIARAHDGGITVLSEEGLGSTFCLYIPFHDQEVDQSRPLAPSPRLGSERILLVSPEEQEIRKWRSLLVPLGYRIEAVSGSVEALRLFLESPDTFDLIVSTFAMPQMNGLEFARILLGVHPAARLVLCADPTDPITNELALGAGVLTLTHKPLDTNHIFQLVQSALEDHQE; this is encoded by the coding sequence ATGTCTACATCTGCTTCCAACAAATCTCCCCGTCAAATCCACGTCCGTCCTTCCCAGAAGGACGAAATTGACGTGCGCAGTTTTTTTGATAATGCAGTCGAGGGAATGTTCCGCAAAGCGCGTAATGGTCGTTTTCTATTAGTCAATCCTGCATTAGCTAAGATTTTCGGCTACGCTTCTCCCGGAGAAATGCTCCGCAACTTCCCCCTTGATCAAGAGAAAGTCACCCTTGATGCAGGCAGATTTTTAGACCTGCTGACAGACCTGAAGACAAAGGGCGAAGTAAAAAATTTCGAAATGCAATTTCGCAGACGGGACGGCCTGCTCATGTGGGTACTCATCAACGCCCGCACTGTGTACACTGTCAAAGGGTCTATCAAATACTATGAAGGAACCCTTGTAGACATTACCGAACGTAAGGATGCTGAAACTGAACAAGCGATTATTGACGAACAGATTCGTCAATCCCAGCGCATGGAGGCTATTGGCATTCTAGCTGGCGGCATTGCGTCCGACTTCAGCACACTTATCCGGCCTATAGTCAGCAGTACTGAATCCGCGCTCAAAAAAAGTTCCGGTAATGATCAGGTTCAAAGTAACCTGAACACAATTCTTGGTGCTGCAAATAGCGCTATGGCACTCATCAAACAATTTCAAACTATCAGCAGACAAGGTCAGGGAGAAATGCGCCTGACCACCTTACAGCCAGTGCTGGATGAAGCTGTCAGCGATTTTCGCTCTACTCTGCCTGAACACGTTGAGCTCTTGGAAGAACTCAGCGCCAACAACCGTACAGTTTTGGCAGACGCTGGACAAATTCGACAGATTATCGACAATCTCCTTGAAAATGCGCTTCTCTCAATTAACGAGAACGGTAAAATTACCGTACGTATGGCAGAAGTTGAGTTTGATGAACGCACTGGCGCATTCCGTGCCGACCTTATTCCAGGCAAATACTTACGCATCACCGTACAAGACACTGGCGTAGGCATACCAGAGCAGTTACTCCCACGAATTTTTGATCCATTCTTCACTACCCGTAGTTGCGACGGGGCGCAGGGACTTGGCCTTGCTGTTGCCCATGGCATCGCACGAGCACACGACGGAGGTATTACTGTTTTATCTGAAGAAGGACTCGGCTCCACATTCTGCCTGTATATCCCATTCCATGATCAGGAAGTTGATCAGTCACGCCCTCTTGCACCATCACCAAGACTAGGAAGCGAACGCATCCTGCTTGTGTCACCGGAAGAACAGGAAATCCGAAAGTGGCGAAGCCTACTTGTTCCTCTGGGTTACCGTATTGAAGCTGTTTCCGGCAGTGTAGAAGCCCTGCGACTCTTCCTAGAATCACCGGATACGTTTGACCTGATTGTTTCAACGTTTGCCATGCCGCAAATGAACGGGCTGGAATTTGCCCGCATCTTACTCGGAGTGCATCCGGCAGCACGTCTTGTCTTATGTGCAGACCCGACAGACCCGATTACAAACGAACTAGCTCTCGGTGCTGGCGTGCTGACACTGACACATAAGCCACTCGACACGAATCATATTTTCCAGCTTGTGCAGTCCGCACTTGAAGACCATCAGGAGTAG
- a CDS encoding tetratricopeptide repeat protein, translating to MIKHISSRLIWLIVVVGSLSVALPAETQAASWYWGKHPKFERLVIAFDSPVKNFTLTRTGKNELTFVTPQKKQAVKSLKPIKNGRRINSAQFLAAPKDAGKTLRIRTKLNGFRVKTSRADTNKIAFDIYPDRKGTFTPATSKKKASTKKQPAKKTVAKKPAPVVQPAQATSPAINEQPTQSRIKAAPHRKNGKQPFFTADNAFRSRVNKGGPESWVTQPTAASPAQSVPANTPVATQKNSPQANIAQPKPVQKNSQAAMKEPMPHVGNVSVPEQKLEKIVSSDEQTKIVWVDKNGNEVAPPPSPDHLLKLAKMALNNGVYDEALDSYKELKRIPTLTKKQRNEVLNGIADTQYAMGKNNLTNNYESIIAATTEAMNFDLKSPKVPSHLLRLGYTNLKIGNVREAGAYFNILRRNHPKDDLIPATYYYWGEHYFKEKEWQKAADNFQYIVQKYPDTKFVREAGVGLARSLYQLAYYDQAYQIVDYVGKRWPRFYLDYPPFLSQMGDVAYRLGKSDEARMHYWTYYNIDPDGDDADMVLARLGDIYLETEEFDAAREIYEEAVRKFPSRDGGLVSLMRLAEEGKYDTPTISDMFSVFDKPYSLKPLEIYSKIIEEYPQSRLAPLARLKKAIWYLWNNQHPEALATASSFMEKHPNHELIPRVKEVAMRSFSVLTANNIKEENYEKILQIWDDFPIVHNQEPKLTPESRVALALSMWKKNKPSNALEVLDPFFQQLKIPEYSEMGLSLALSVYVDNERWNDIIELARRVELWELNDESKNQLDYAVALAHENLDQSDKAVDLWTRLKSVEDMPRAKEAYINYFLSRDAERREEFEPAYKLGITSLRTFKELAAKDPEKADNEKIRDLLNSLMDITERTGRSEEALEWARELAQAVPENDPGYPAMRYRIASLYKKTGDIKKWKDILSQLVAADPKSLYGRMATSDLTTQNLSKDASSFSPTGSL from the coding sequence GTGATAAAACATATTAGTTCCAGACTTATCTGGCTCATAGTGGTGGTAGGATCTCTGTCGGTTGCATTACCCGCAGAAACACAGGCTGCATCTTGGTATTGGGGCAAACATCCAAAGTTTGAACGCCTTGTTATTGCGTTTGATTCCCCAGTCAAAAACTTTACGCTCACCCGTACAGGTAAAAATGAGCTTACCTTTGTCACGCCTCAAAAAAAGCAGGCTGTCAAATCGCTTAAGCCCATTAAAAACGGGCGACGTATCAACTCAGCCCAATTTCTAGCTGCTCCTAAAGATGCAGGTAAAACATTGCGCATCCGTACTAAGCTCAATGGATTCCGTGTCAAAACTTCTAGGGCCGATACCAACAAAATTGCGTTTGATATTTATCCGGATCGTAAGGGTACTTTTACTCCTGCTACATCCAAGAAAAAAGCATCAACGAAAAAGCAACCTGCTAAAAAAACTGTTGCCAAAAAACCGGCACCTGTCGTGCAGCCTGCGCAAGCAACATCTCCTGCTATCAATGAGCAGCCAACTCAATCCCGCATCAAGGCAGCACCTCACCGTAAAAATGGAAAACAACCATTTTTCACTGCTGATAATGCATTCAGAAGTCGCGTAAACAAAGGCGGGCCTGAATCATGGGTCACTCAGCCTACAGCGGCTTCACCAGCACAATCTGTTCCAGCAAACACACCTGTTGCAACACAGAAAAATTCTCCTCAGGCAAACATTGCACAGCCAAAACCTGTTCAAAAGAATAGTCAGGCTGCAATGAAAGAACCTATGCCACATGTTGGCAATGTTTCTGTCCCTGAGCAAAAGCTGGAAAAAATTGTCAGCTCTGATGAACAAACCAAAATTGTGTGGGTAGACAAAAACGGGAACGAAGTGGCACCGCCACCAAGTCCTGACCACCTTCTCAAATTAGCTAAAATGGCCCTGAATAACGGCGTGTACGATGAAGCTTTGGATTCTTACAAAGAACTCAAGCGTATTCCGACGTTGACTAAAAAGCAGCGTAACGAAGTGCTTAACGGCATTGCGGATACTCAGTATGCAATGGGCAAAAATAACCTTACAAACAACTACGAAAGTATTATTGCCGCAACAACAGAAGCAATGAACTTCGACCTCAAAAGTCCAAAAGTCCCGAGCCACCTGCTGCGACTCGGCTACACAAACTTAAAGATTGGTAACGTGCGTGAAGCAGGAGCATACTTCAATATTCTGCGCCGCAACCACCCTAAAGATGACCTCATTCCTGCAACGTACTACTACTGGGGTGAGCACTACTTTAAAGAAAAAGAATGGCAGAAAGCAGCGGATAACTTCCAGTACATCGTTCAGAAATATCCGGACACTAAGTTCGTACGCGAAGCCGGTGTCGGACTTGCAAGGTCCTTATACCAGCTTGCCTACTACGATCAGGCATACCAGATTGTTGACTATGTTGGAAAACGCTGGCCTCGCTTCTACCTCGACTACCCACCGTTCCTGAGCCAGATGGGTGACGTTGCGTATCGTCTTGGTAAATCAGACGAAGCCCGTATGCACTACTGGACATACTACAACATTGATCCTGATGGTGATGATGCTGACATGGTTCTTGCCCGTCTTGGTGACATCTACCTTGAAACAGAAGAGTTTGATGCTGCCCGTGAAATTTACGAAGAAGCAGTACGCAAATTCCCTAGCCGTGATGGCGGCCTGGTATCGCTCATGCGTCTTGCAGAAGAAGGCAAATACGATACTCCGACCATTTCAGACATGTTCTCAGTGTTCGACAAGCCGTACAGCTTAAAGCCACTTGAAATCTACTCCAAGATTATCGAGGAATACCCGCAAAGCCGTCTGGCTCCACTGGCACGATTGAAAAAAGCAATCTGGTACCTGTGGAACAACCAGCATCCGGAAGCTCTGGCCACGGCTTCTTCCTTCATGGAAAAACACCCGAACCACGAGCTTATTCCAAGAGTAAAAGAAGTGGCCATGCGCTCATTCAGCGTATTGACTGCCAACAATATTAAAGAAGAAAACTACGAGAAGATTCTCCAGATTTGGGACGACTTCCCGATCGTGCACAATCAGGAACCGAAACTTACTCCTGAAAGCCGCGTAGCGCTTGCCCTTTCCATGTGGAAAAAGAACAAGCCTTCCAATGCGTTGGAAGTTCTCGACCCATTCTTCCAGCAGCTCAAAATTCCTGAATATTCAGAGATGGGCTTAAGCCTTGCCCTCTCAGTATATGTGGACAACGAACGCTGGAACGATATTATCGAACTTGCACGCCGTGTAGAGCTGTGGGAGTTGAATGACGAAAGTAAAAACCAACTTGATTACGCAGTAGCTCTAGCGCACGAAAATCTCGATCAGTCAGATAAGGCTGTTGACTTATGGACACGATTGAAGAGCGTTGAAGATATGCCGCGCGCGAAGGAAGCCTATATCAACTACTTCCTTTCACGTGATGCTGAACGACGTGAAGAGTTTGAGCCAGCTTACAAGCTCGGCATTACTTCTCTCCGAACATTTAAAGAACTTGCTGCAAAAGATCCTGAAAAAGCGGATAATGAAAAAATAAGAGACCTGCTGAACTCACTAATGGATATTACAGAACGTACCGGTCGATCTGAAGAAGCTCTGGAATGGGCTCGAGAACTGGCACAGGCTGTACCGGAAAATGATCCGGGGTATCCTGCAATGCGTTACAGAATTGCTTCACTCTATAAGAAGACCGGTGATATCAAAAAATGGAAAGACATTCTCAGCCAGTTGGTAGCAGCCGATCCGAAATCGTTGTACGGAAGAATGGCAACATCTGACCTGACAACACAAAATCTGTCAAAAGATGCATCCTCATTCTCCCCAACAGGAAGCCTGTAA
- a CDS encoding sigma-54-dependent transcriptional regulator translates to MARVLIVDNDPVFSETLSSIVTGLGHRSKQVKSLNEAFASGRKHDTDIVYLNTQLPDGNGLLAIAQFNAMRGHPEIIVMTGTPTPDGAEKAIRNGAWDYVEKQSTVDRMVLPLIRAIDYRGKRPTKNGAVKLKRGGIIGNSAGIKKCLSLVAEAASSDASALLLGETGVGKEVFARAIHENSLRATGPFVAVDCASMSRTLASSILFGHRKGAFTGADKDREGLVAQANNGTLFLDEVGELPLAMQKIFLRVLQEHRFRPVGARTEKTSDFRLICATNRDLDEMVARGTFRSDLLFRIRTVVMALPPLRDRADDLPKLIEHYVKQLCGKYGMPAKGISPDLLDIAKKYPWPGNVRELIHTLERAVLASKDTPKIFSRHLPDHIRINIARAAADRTQREEPPIPLHKGASCAISDAEQGLDNYTVRLASSPKEQTRPRLVHPQSPPSLRPNAEPNSVGISNNKVHSSELPRQGEHSLAAPISSQSGTEHYRQDSAYPDKKIGNSAIADTLSSPDSIKPFFEFRDEIFTQYLQNLMTLADGKVATACKLSGLSRSYLYDLLKKYTVKK, encoded by the coding sequence ATGGCTCGCGTCCTCATCGTTGATAACGATCCAGTTTTTTCCGAAACACTATCATCTATTGTGACGGGCCTTGGTCATCGTAGCAAGCAAGTAAAATCCTTAAATGAAGCTTTTGCCTCCGGCCGCAAGCATGACACAGATATTGTGTATCTCAATACCCAGCTCCCAGATGGCAACGGTCTCCTTGCCATTGCACAATTCAACGCAATGCGTGGACACCCTGAGATTATCGTAATGACAGGAACCCCAACACCGGACGGAGCAGAAAAAGCTATCCGCAACGGTGCTTGGGATTATGTGGAAAAACAAAGCACTGTTGACCGCATGGTTCTTCCGCTCATCCGCGCCATTGATTACAGGGGAAAACGCCCAACGAAAAACGGTGCCGTAAAACTGAAGCGCGGTGGAATTATCGGTAATAGTGCGGGCATTAAAAAATGTCTGTCTCTCGTAGCTGAAGCAGCATCATCTGATGCGTCAGCCTTGCTGCTTGGAGAAACCGGCGTAGGCAAAGAAGTATTCGCACGCGCTATCCACGAAAACAGCCTGCGAGCTACAGGTCCGTTTGTGGCTGTGGACTGCGCGTCAATGTCTCGTACGCTTGCCAGTTCCATTCTTTTCGGTCATCGCAAAGGTGCATTCACCGGAGCTGATAAGGACAGGGAAGGTCTTGTCGCACAGGCAAACAACGGCACCCTATTTCTTGATGAAGTGGGTGAACTGCCGCTTGCCATGCAGAAAATTTTTCTTCGTGTTCTTCAGGAACACAGGTTCCGCCCTGTTGGCGCACGTACAGAAAAGACATCTGACTTCCGTCTTATCTGCGCCACCAATAGAGACCTTGATGAAATGGTTGCCCGCGGTACATTCCGAAGTGATTTGCTATTCCGAATCCGTACGGTTGTTATGGCACTCCCGCCGTTACGGGACAGAGCAGACGACTTACCCAAGCTCATAGAACACTATGTAAAGCAGCTCTGTGGTAAATACGGCATGCCGGCAAAAGGAATTTCTCCAGACCTCCTCGACATCGCCAAAAAATATCCATGGCCAGGTAACGTGCGTGAACTGATCCACACTCTTGAACGTGCTGTGTTGGCATCAAAAGACACACCTAAAATTTTCAGCCGTCACTTGCCGGATCACATTCGTATTAATATTGCCCGCGCTGCCGCTGATAGAACACAACGTGAAGAACCACCTATCCCACTGCACAAAGGAGCTTCCTGCGCTATCTCCGACGCTGAGCAGGGCTTGGACAACTACACAGTACGACTTGCTTCTTCTCCTAAGGAGCAAACACGTCCACGTCTTGTTCATCCGCAATCACCACCATCGTTACGCCCAAATGCAGAACCAAACTCCGTTGGAATATCTAACAACAAAGTTCACTCTTCAGAACTCCCTCGACAAGGGGAGCATTCTCTTGCTGCACCCATATCCTCACAGTCTGGCACTGAACACTACAGACAAGATTCCGCTTATCCGGACAAAAAAATAGGAAATTCCGCGATTGCGGACACTCTTTCTTCACCTGACTCCATCAAGCCTTTTTTCGAGTTCAGAGATGAGATCTTCACTCAATATCTTCAAAATCTCATGACGTTAGCTGATGGAAAGGTAGCAACGGCGTGTAAATTATCCGGCTTATCACGCTCATATTTATACGACCTACTAAAAAAATACACTGTCAAAAAATAA